One Solanum pennellii chromosome 9, SPENNV200 DNA segment encodes these proteins:
- the LOC107029668 gene encoding LOW QUALITY PROTEIN: cysteine-rich repeat secretory protein 55-like (The sequence of the model RefSeq protein was modified relative to this genomic sequence to represent the inferred CDS: inserted 1 base in 1 codon), producing the protein MAFLHYSFLLILVFCICTAVSVNPLGNFCYDASKSNDAKTSANIGKVLAELVSVSAKDTFSTTLYGDAKNQEYGLYQCRGDVSSNDCSSCIRDAAKEIRKSCPDQTDARIWYDYCFXRYQAKNFFGQAETVPGIFYWNINFVSDPDFFNKKLAQLKNQIIEQAIVQKNKGLGKGKIKISPFLTLYALMQCTRDLPKIDCAQCLAVAVGNSPTTCLNRKGCRVLYSSCYVRYELYPFFFPLEPKEKLANVSMDYHTFKMSKPLLVINV; encoded by the exons ATGGCTTTCTTACACTATAGTTTCCTTCTCATACTTGTCTTCTGCATTTGCACTGCTGTGTCTGTCAATCCTCTGGGAAATTTTTGCTATGACGCATCCAAATCCAATGATGCTAAAACATCAGCAAATATCGGAAAGGTGTTAGCTGAATTAGTATCTGTTTCTGCTAAAGATACCTTCAGTACTACCTTGTACGGTGATGCTAAGAACCAAGAATATGGCCTCTATCAATGCAGAGGAGATGTTAGCAGCAATGACTGCTCAAGTTGCATCCGTGATGCAGCAAAGGAGATTCGGAAAAGCTGTCCGGACCAGACTGATGCCAGAATTTGGTATGATTATTGTT TGAGGTACCAAGCTAAGAATTTCTTTGGACAAGCTGAAACAGTTCCTGGTATATTCTACTGGAACATCAACTTTGTATCTGATCCAGACTTCTTCAATAAAAAGCTAGCGCAACTCAAGAATCAAATAATTGAACAGGCTATTGTGCAAAAGAACAAAGGGCTCGGAAAAGGCAAGATTAAAATCTCACCTTTTCTCACATTATATGCCTTGATGCAATGCACAAGGGACCTACCAAAGATAGACTGTGCCCAGTGTCTGGCTGTAGCTGTTGGCAATTCCCCCACTACTTGCTTAAACAGGAAAGGATGTCGAGTACTCTATAGTAGTTGCTATGTTCGTTATGAACTCTACCCATTTTTCTTTCCCTTAGAACCGAAAGAGAAATTGGCCAACGTATCAATGGATTACCACACATTCAAAATGTCTAAACCTTTATTGGTAATTAATGTGTAG